In Vanacampus margaritifer isolate UIUO_Vmar chromosome 9, RoL_Vmar_1.0, whole genome shotgun sequence, the following proteins share a genomic window:
- the adcy3a gene encoding adenylate cyclase type 3 isoform X2 — MPRNRAFSEPEYSAEYSADCSVTLPSDPGQAVGRTHEVTVRSSGCCLCLPRFMRLTFAPESLENLYQTYFRRQRHETLLVLVVFAALFDSYIIVMCAVVYTSDKLPSVLVASVGLLADIILYLLCRFGLLPDRISRRVVPYALWVLIAAQIFCYLGLNYAHFHQASDTVGWQAFFSFSFFLTLPLRLTPIVLITAVTCGVHTLVLGVTIAQQLQEDIQGAALGRQLLANIVIYICAITVGIMSYYMADRKHRKAFLEARQSLEVKLNLEEQSQQQERLLLSILPKHIADEMLQDMKKEPSQKEMQQFNTMYMYRHENVSILFADIVGFTQLSSSCSAQELVKLLNELFARFDKLAAKYHQLRIKILGDCYYCICGLPDYREDHAACSIMMGLAMVEAISYVREKTQTDVDMRVGVHSGTVLGGVLGQKRWQYDVWSTDVTVANKMEAGGIPGRVHISQTTMECLHGEFEVEPGDGGERCDYLRERGIETYLVVVSKGPVGKNGINSVKLSVTSSNGNSPVLVNTTECNGSVNTACTTPEEPEELDTRVVNPSFPNPRRRLRLRDLAERVIDAQENEQELNKLLNEALLERETVQALKGKHTNRLSLRFVDPDLETRYSVEKEKQSGAAFCCSCVVLLLTAAMEALIDPSLIANYITFAVGEVLLLILTICSLAAIFPRVFPKKLVGFSTWIDHTRWARNTWAMAAIFILTMADIVDMLSCLPQGPMSVRTSVASPSSSSSTWSSPEGCLNNPKYYSYIAVLALMATTMLVQVSHMVKLTLMLLITVATGVVNIYSWRDIFDRYDMARFQDYRSYLVPSKLTMTIMIFTMMVSFYYFSRHVEKLARTLFLWKLEVHEQKEKVYEMRRWNEALVTNMLPEHVARHFLGSKKRDEELYSQSYDEIGVMFASIPNFSDFYTEESINNGGIECLRFLNEIISDFDSLLDEPQFRCITKIKTIGSTYMAASGVTPDVNNGYTCMKAEQSDKERWQHLADLADFALAMKVTLMNINYQSFNNFMLRIGLNKGGVLAGVIGARKPHYDIWGNTVNVASRMESTGVMGNIQVVEDCYNILKEYGFRFVRRGPIFVKGKGELLTYFLKGRDKQGSFLNGSSVTLPHQVVDS, encoded by the exons ATGCCTCGGAACCGAGCCTTCTCAGAGCCTGAGTACTCTGCCGAGTATTCCGCGGACTGTTCGGTGACTCTGCCGTCTGACCCCGGGCAGGCGGTCGGCCGAACGCACGAAGTCACGGTGAGGAGCTCAGGATGCTGCCTTTGCCTGCCCCGTTTCATGCGCCTCACCTTTGCGCCAGAGTCCCTGGAGAACCTTTACCAGACCTACTTCAGGCGTCAAAGACACGAAACCTTACTGGTGCTGGTTGTGTTTGCGGCTCTCTTCGACAGCTACATCATTGTCATGTGTGCGGTGGTCTACACCAGTGACAAGCTGCCGTCTGTCCTAGTGGCGTCCGTCGGGCTGCTAGCAGACATCATCCTCTACCTGCTTTGCCGCTTCGGGCTGCTGCCAGACCGCATCTCCAGGCGGGTGGTACCCTACGCCCTGTGGGTGCTCATAGCAGCCCAAATATTCTGCTACTTGGGTTTGAATTATGCCCACTTTCACCAGGCAAGCGACACAGTGGGTTGGCAGGCTTTCTTCAGCTTCTCCTTTTTCCTGACTCTGCCTTTGAGGTTGACTCCCATCGTGCTTATCACGGCCGTCACCTGCGGGGTTCACACCCTGGTTTTGGGTGTCACCATCGCCCAGCAGCTACAGGAGGACATCCAGGGGGCAGCACTTGGCAGGCAG ctcCTGGCCAACATTGTGATCTATATTTGTGCTATCACCGTGGGCATCATGTCATATTACATGGCAGATCGGAAGCACAGAAAGGCTTTTCTTGAGGCAAGACAATCTCTTGAAGTCAAACTCAACCTGGAGGAGCAAAGCCAACAACAG GAACGCCTGCTGCTGTCCATCCTCCCCAAACACATAGCTGATGAGATGCTGCAGGACATGAAGAAGGAGCCCAGTCAAAAAGAGATGCAACAGTTTAACACCATGTACATGTACAGACATGAAAATGTCAG tattttgtttgcagacaTTGTGGGCTTTACTCAGCTGTCATCATCATGCAGCGCTCAGGAGCTGGTCAAACTGCTCAATGAACTCTTCGCTCGTTTTGACAAACTAGCTGCA AAATATCACCAGCTGAGGATCAAGATCCTCGGAGACTGTTACTACTGCATTTGTGGCCTGCCAGACTACAGGGAGGACCATGCCGCCTGCTCCATCATGATGGGCCTCGCCATGGTTGAGGCCATCTC GTACGTACGTGAGAAAACCCAAACAGATGTTGACATGCGAGTTGGAGTGCACAGCGGTACAGTCTTGGGGGGAGTGCTTGGTCAGAAACGTTGGCAATATGACGTGTGGTCCACTGATGTCACTGTAGCCAACAAGATGGAGGCTGGAGGGATACCAGG CCGTGTCCACATCTCGCAAACCACCATGGAGTGTCTTCATGGGGAGTTTGAAGTTGAGCCAGGTGATGGAGGCGAGCGCTGTGACTACTTGAGGGAGAGAGGGATCGAGACCTACCTCGTCGTCGTTTCCAAAGGACCGGTTGGAAAAAACGGCATCAACAGTGTA AAATTATCTGTAACTTCGTCCAATGGAAACTCTCCTGTGCTGGTCAACACCACGGAGTGTAACGGTAGTGTGAACACAGCCTGCACGACACCAGAGGAACCTGAAGAACTGGACACAAGG GTGGTAAACCCTTCTTTCCCAAATCCTCGCCGAAGGCTACGCCTGCGGGACCTGGCGGAAAGGGTGATTGATGCCCAAGAGAATGAGCAGGAGCTCAACAAACTGCTGAATGAGGCTCTGTTGGAGCGAGAGACGGTCCAAGC TCTGAAAGGGAAGCACACAAACCGTCTCTCCCTGAGGTTTGTTGACCCCGACTTGGAGACGCGCTACTCGGTGGAGAAGGAGAAGCAGAGTGGAGCTGCCTTCTGCTGCTCCTGCGTGGTGCTGCTCCTCACTGCTGCCATGGAGGCCCTCATCGATCCCAG CTTGATCGCAAACTACATCACTTTTGCTGTGGGGGAAGTCCTACTCCTAATTCTGACAATCTGTTCATTGGCCGCCATCTTCCCCAGG gtTTTTCCTAAGAAGCTTGTTGGTTTCTCAACTTGGATTGACCACACTCGCTGGGCTCGAAACACCTGGGCCATGGCAGCCATCTTCATACTTACCATGGCTGACATTGTTGACATG CTGAGCTGTCTGCCTCAAGGTCCAATGTCAGTCAGGACCTCTGTGGCGtccccttcctcctcttcctccacctgGTCTAGCCCTGAAGGCTGTCTGAACAACCCCAAATATTATAGCTACATTGCTGTACTAGCGCTTATGGCCACCACCATGCTGGTTCAAGTTAGTCACATGGTCAAGCTCACACTGATGCTGCTAATCACTGTGGCGACTGGTGTTGTTAATATATACAGCTGGAGGGACATCTTTGACCGCTATGACATGGCCCGTTTTCAGGATTACAG GTCATATTTAGTGCCATCCAAGTTGACAATGACAATTATGATCTTCACTATGATGGTCAGCTTTTATTATTTCTCCCGACAT GTGGAGAAGCTTGCTCGCACATTATTCCTGTGGAAGCTTGAGGTTCATGAGCAGAAGGAGAAGGTATATGAGATGAGGCGATGGAATGAAGCGTTGGTGACCAACATGCTTCCTGAACACGTTGCTCGACACTTCCTGGGCTCTAAGAAGAGAGATGAG GAGTTGTACAGTCAGTCCTACGATGAGATCGGAGTCATGTTTGCGTCCATCCCAAACTTCTCCGACTTCTACACAGAGGAGAGCATCAATAATGGAGGCATTGAATGTTTGCGCTTCCTCAACGAGATCATCTCAGACTTTGACAGT TTGCTGGACGAGCCTCAGTTTCGCTGCATCACAAAAATCAAGACCATCGGAAGCACCTACATGGCCGCATCAGGTGTTACTCCTGATGTCAACAATGGGTACACCTGTATGAAG GCGGAGCAGTCAGACAAAGAGCGCTGGCAACACCTGGCAGACCTGGCGGACTTTGCGCTAGCCATGAAGGTTACGCTCATGAACATAAACTACCAGTCATTCAATAACTTCATGCTACGAATCG GTCTGAATAAGGGAGGAGTTTTAGCAGGTGTGATTGGTGCACGTAAACCTCACTACGACATCTGGGGAAACACAGTCAATGTTGCCAGTCGTATGGAGTCCACGGGCGTCATGGGAAACATTCAG gTGGTGGAAGATTGCTACAACATCCTCAAAGAGTATGGCTTCCGCTTTGTGAGGAGGGGGCCAATCTTTGTGAAGGGAAAAGGGGAATTGCTCACTTATTTCCTGAAGGGAAGGGACAAACAAGGTTCCTTTCTGAACGGCTCCTCTGTCACGCTTCCACATCAAGTCGTAGACAGTTAA
- the adcy3a gene encoding adenylate cyclase type 3 isoform X1, protein MPRNRAFSEPEYSAEYSADCSVTLPSDPGQAVGRTHEVTVRSSGCCLCLPRFMRLTFAPESLENLYQTYFRRQRHETLLVLVVFAALFDSYIIVMCAVVYTSDKLPSVLVASVGLLADIILYLLCRFGLLPDRISRRVVPYALWVLIAAQIFCYLGLNYAHFHQASDTVGWQAFFSFSFFLTLPLRLTPIVLITAVTCGVHTLVLGVTIAQQLQEDIQGAALGRQLLANIVIYICAITVGIMSYYMADRKHRKAFLEARQSLEVKLNLEEQSQQQERLLLSILPKHIADEMLQDMKKEPSQKEMQQFNTMYMYRHENVSILFADIVGFTQLSSSCSAQELVKLLNELFARFDKLAAKYHQLRIKILGDCYYCICGLPDYREDHAACSIMMGLAMVEAISYVREKTQTDVDMRVGVHSGTVLGGVLGQKRWQYDVWSTDVTVANKMEAGGIPGRVHISQTTMECLHGEFEVEPGDGGERCDYLRERGIETYLVVVSKGPVGKNGINSVKLSVTSSNGNSPVLVNTTECNGSVNTACTTPEEPEELDTRVVNPSFPNPRRRLRLRDLAERVIDAQENEQELNKLLNEALLERETVQALKGKHTNRLSLRFVDPDLETRYSVEKEKQSGAAFCCSCVVLLLTAAMEALIDPSLIANYITFAVGEVLLLILTICSLAAIFPRVFPKKLVGFSTWIDHTRWARNTWAMAAIFILTMADIVDMLSCLPQGPMSVRTSVASPSSSSSTWSSPEGCLNNPKYYSYIAVLALMATTMLVQVSHMVKLTLMLLITVATGVVNIYSWRDIFDRYDMARFQDYRSYLVPSKLTMTIMIFTMMVSFYYFSRHVEKLARTLFLWKLEVHEQKEKVYEMRRWNEALVTNMLPEHVARHFLGSKKRDEELYSQSYDEIGVMFASIPNFSDFYTEESINNGGIECLRFLNEIISDFDSLLDEPQFRCITKIKTIGSTYMAASGVTPDVNNGYTCMKKAEQSDKERWQHLADLADFALAMKVTLMNINYQSFNNFMLRIGLNKGGVLAGVIGARKPHYDIWGNTVNVASRMESTGVMGNIQVVEDCYNILKEYGFRFVRRGPIFVKGKGELLTYFLKGRDKQGSFLNGSSVTLPHQVVDS, encoded by the exons ATGCCTCGGAACCGAGCCTTCTCAGAGCCTGAGTACTCTGCCGAGTATTCCGCGGACTGTTCGGTGACTCTGCCGTCTGACCCCGGGCAGGCGGTCGGCCGAACGCACGAAGTCACGGTGAGGAGCTCAGGATGCTGCCTTTGCCTGCCCCGTTTCATGCGCCTCACCTTTGCGCCAGAGTCCCTGGAGAACCTTTACCAGACCTACTTCAGGCGTCAAAGACACGAAACCTTACTGGTGCTGGTTGTGTTTGCGGCTCTCTTCGACAGCTACATCATTGTCATGTGTGCGGTGGTCTACACCAGTGACAAGCTGCCGTCTGTCCTAGTGGCGTCCGTCGGGCTGCTAGCAGACATCATCCTCTACCTGCTTTGCCGCTTCGGGCTGCTGCCAGACCGCATCTCCAGGCGGGTGGTACCCTACGCCCTGTGGGTGCTCATAGCAGCCCAAATATTCTGCTACTTGGGTTTGAATTATGCCCACTTTCACCAGGCAAGCGACACAGTGGGTTGGCAGGCTTTCTTCAGCTTCTCCTTTTTCCTGACTCTGCCTTTGAGGTTGACTCCCATCGTGCTTATCACGGCCGTCACCTGCGGGGTTCACACCCTGGTTTTGGGTGTCACCATCGCCCAGCAGCTACAGGAGGACATCCAGGGGGCAGCACTTGGCAGGCAG ctcCTGGCCAACATTGTGATCTATATTTGTGCTATCACCGTGGGCATCATGTCATATTACATGGCAGATCGGAAGCACAGAAAGGCTTTTCTTGAGGCAAGACAATCTCTTGAAGTCAAACTCAACCTGGAGGAGCAAAGCCAACAACAG GAACGCCTGCTGCTGTCCATCCTCCCCAAACACATAGCTGATGAGATGCTGCAGGACATGAAGAAGGAGCCCAGTCAAAAAGAGATGCAACAGTTTAACACCATGTACATGTACAGACATGAAAATGTCAG tattttgtttgcagacaTTGTGGGCTTTACTCAGCTGTCATCATCATGCAGCGCTCAGGAGCTGGTCAAACTGCTCAATGAACTCTTCGCTCGTTTTGACAAACTAGCTGCA AAATATCACCAGCTGAGGATCAAGATCCTCGGAGACTGTTACTACTGCATTTGTGGCCTGCCAGACTACAGGGAGGACCATGCCGCCTGCTCCATCATGATGGGCCTCGCCATGGTTGAGGCCATCTC GTACGTACGTGAGAAAACCCAAACAGATGTTGACATGCGAGTTGGAGTGCACAGCGGTACAGTCTTGGGGGGAGTGCTTGGTCAGAAACGTTGGCAATATGACGTGTGGTCCACTGATGTCACTGTAGCCAACAAGATGGAGGCTGGAGGGATACCAGG CCGTGTCCACATCTCGCAAACCACCATGGAGTGTCTTCATGGGGAGTTTGAAGTTGAGCCAGGTGATGGAGGCGAGCGCTGTGACTACTTGAGGGAGAGAGGGATCGAGACCTACCTCGTCGTCGTTTCCAAAGGACCGGTTGGAAAAAACGGCATCAACAGTGTA AAATTATCTGTAACTTCGTCCAATGGAAACTCTCCTGTGCTGGTCAACACCACGGAGTGTAACGGTAGTGTGAACACAGCCTGCACGACACCAGAGGAACCTGAAGAACTGGACACAAGG GTGGTAAACCCTTCTTTCCCAAATCCTCGCCGAAGGCTACGCCTGCGGGACCTGGCGGAAAGGGTGATTGATGCCCAAGAGAATGAGCAGGAGCTCAACAAACTGCTGAATGAGGCTCTGTTGGAGCGAGAGACGGTCCAAGC TCTGAAAGGGAAGCACACAAACCGTCTCTCCCTGAGGTTTGTTGACCCCGACTTGGAGACGCGCTACTCGGTGGAGAAGGAGAAGCAGAGTGGAGCTGCCTTCTGCTGCTCCTGCGTGGTGCTGCTCCTCACTGCTGCCATGGAGGCCCTCATCGATCCCAG CTTGATCGCAAACTACATCACTTTTGCTGTGGGGGAAGTCCTACTCCTAATTCTGACAATCTGTTCATTGGCCGCCATCTTCCCCAGG gtTTTTCCTAAGAAGCTTGTTGGTTTCTCAACTTGGATTGACCACACTCGCTGGGCTCGAAACACCTGGGCCATGGCAGCCATCTTCATACTTACCATGGCTGACATTGTTGACATG CTGAGCTGTCTGCCTCAAGGTCCAATGTCAGTCAGGACCTCTGTGGCGtccccttcctcctcttcctccacctgGTCTAGCCCTGAAGGCTGTCTGAACAACCCCAAATATTATAGCTACATTGCTGTACTAGCGCTTATGGCCACCACCATGCTGGTTCAAGTTAGTCACATGGTCAAGCTCACACTGATGCTGCTAATCACTGTGGCGACTGGTGTTGTTAATATATACAGCTGGAGGGACATCTTTGACCGCTATGACATGGCCCGTTTTCAGGATTACAG GTCATATTTAGTGCCATCCAAGTTGACAATGACAATTATGATCTTCACTATGATGGTCAGCTTTTATTATTTCTCCCGACAT GTGGAGAAGCTTGCTCGCACATTATTCCTGTGGAAGCTTGAGGTTCATGAGCAGAAGGAGAAGGTATATGAGATGAGGCGATGGAATGAAGCGTTGGTGACCAACATGCTTCCTGAACACGTTGCTCGACACTTCCTGGGCTCTAAGAAGAGAGATGAG GAGTTGTACAGTCAGTCCTACGATGAGATCGGAGTCATGTTTGCGTCCATCCCAAACTTCTCCGACTTCTACACAGAGGAGAGCATCAATAATGGAGGCATTGAATGTTTGCGCTTCCTCAACGAGATCATCTCAGACTTTGACAGT TTGCTGGACGAGCCTCAGTTTCGCTGCATCACAAAAATCAAGACCATCGGAAGCACCTACATGGCCGCATCAGGTGTTACTCCTGATGTCAACAATGGGTACACCTGTATGAAG AAGGCGGAGCAGTCAGACAAAGAGCGCTGGCAACACCTGGCAGACCTGGCGGACTTTGCGCTAGCCATGAAGGTTACGCTCATGAACATAAACTACCAGTCATTCAATAACTTCATGCTACGAATCG GTCTGAATAAGGGAGGAGTTTTAGCAGGTGTGATTGGTGCACGTAAACCTCACTACGACATCTGGGGAAACACAGTCAATGTTGCCAGTCGTATGGAGTCCACGGGCGTCATGGGAAACATTCAG gTGGTGGAAGATTGCTACAACATCCTCAAAGAGTATGGCTTCCGCTTTGTGAGGAGGGGGCCAATCTTTGTGAAGGGAAAAGGGGAATTGCTCACTTATTTCCTGAAGGGAAGGGACAAACAAGGTTCCTTTCTGAACGGCTCCTCTGTCACGCTTCCACATCAAGTCGTAGACAGTTAA